From Flavobacterium arcticum, the proteins below share one genomic window:
- the odhB gene encoding 2-oxoglutarate dehydrogenase complex dihydrolipoyllysine-residue succinyltransferase has product MILEMKVPSPGESITEVEIATWLVQDGDYVEKDQAIAEVDSDKATLELPAEAAGIITLKAEEGDAVAVGQVVCLIDTDAAKPEGDAPAKEEKKEEAPKAEAKPAASKQEEKTYATGAPSPAARKILDEKNIDPTTINGTGKDGRITKDDAVNATPSMGTPTGGNRSSERKKLSMLRRKVAERLVSAKNETAMLTTFNEVNMTPINKLRAEYKEVFKGKHGVGLGFMSFFSKAVVRALQLYPDVNSMMDGDYKVSYDFVDISIAVSGPKGLMVPVVRNAEALTFRGIEAEIKRLAIRARDGQITVDDMTGGTFTITNGGVFGSMLSTPIINPPQSGILGMHNIIERPIAVDGKVEVHPMMYVALSYDHRIIDGRESVGFLVAVKEALENPLELLMDNNPKKALEL; this is encoded by the coding sequence ATGATTTTAGAAATGAAAGTTCCCTCTCCAGGGGAATCGATTACCGAAGTTGAGATTGCAACATGGCTGGTACAAGACGGCGACTATGTAGAGAAAGACCAGGCTATTGCCGAAGTAGATTCAGATAAAGCAACTTTAGAGCTTCCTGCTGAAGCAGCAGGTATTATTACACTAAAAGCAGAAGAAGGCGATGCCGTAGCTGTTGGTCAGGTAGTATGCCTTATAGATACTGATGCAGCTAAGCCAGAAGGTGATGCTCCTGCAAAAGAGGAGAAAAAAGAAGAAGCGCCTAAAGCTGAAGCTAAGCCAGCAGCGTCAAAACAAGAAGAGAAAACGTATGCTACAGGAGCGCCATCACCTGCGGCGCGAAAAATACTTGATGAAAAAAATATAGACCCTACTACCATTAACGGTACAGGTAAAGATGGTAGAATAACTAAAGATGATGCGGTTAACGCAACACCATCTATGGGTACCCCAACAGGTGGTAACCGTAGTTCTGAGCGCAAAAAACTATCGATGCTTCGTAGAAAAGTAGCAGAGCGTCTTGTTTCGGCTAAAAATGAAACGGCTATGCTTACTACTTTTAATGAGGTAAACATGACGCCTATAAATAAACTACGTGCAGAGTATAAAGAAGTATTTAAAGGAAAACACGGTGTAGGTTTAGGCTTTATGTCTTTCTTTAGTAAAGCAGTAGTAAGAGCTTTACAATTATATCCTGATGTTAACTCTATGATGGATGGAGACTATAAAGTGTCTTATGACTTTGTAGATATTTCTATTGCAGTATCAGGTCCTAAAGGATTAATGGTACCTGTAGTAAGAAATGCAGAAGCATTAACTTTCCGTGGTATTGAGGCAGAGATTAAGCGTCTAGCTATTCGTGCTCGTGATGGGCAAATAACAGTTGACGATATGACAGGTGGTACATTTACCATTACTAATGGTGGTGTATTTGGTAGTATGTTATCTACACCTATTATTAACCCTCCACAGTCAGGTATATTAGGGATGCACAATATTATAGAGCGTCCTATAGCTGTAGATGGTAAAGTAGAGGTACACCCAATGATGTATGTGGCACTTTCTTATGATCATAGAATTATTGATGGTCGTGAGTCTGTAGGTTTCCTTGTAGCGGTAAAAGAAGCGCTAGAAAACCCATTAGAACTACTTATGGATAACAACCCTAAAAAGGCATTAGAACTTTAA
- a CDS encoding 2-oxoglutarate dehydrogenase E1 component — translation MDRFSFLNAAHTAFFADLYSQYIENPDSVEPSWRSFFQGFDFANAGYGDELTGAATSGQGATQQAISDYSDLPEKLQKEFKVINLIEGYRTRGHLFTKTNPVRARRNYTPTIELEDFELSNADLTTVFDAGKEIGLRQATLQQILDHLKKVYCDHIGVEYMYIRNPKVRKWIQTRLSEGENQPKFSADQQKHILEKLNEAVSFESFLHTKYVGQKRFSLEGGESLIPALDALIEAAAEKGVEQFVMGMAHRGRLSVLANVFGKSPSDIFSEFDGKDYDDDAMFDGDVKYHLGLTSDKKTRQGKNININLAPNPSHLETVGAVIEGIARAKQDRYFPEDNSKVLPIALHGDAAIAGQGIVYEIVQMAKLDGYKTGGTIHVVVNNQIGFTTNYLDARSSTYCTDIAKVTLSPVLHVNADDAEAVVHAMLFALDYRMEFGGDVFIDLLGYRKYGHNEGDEPRFTQPNLYKLIAKHRNIRDIYAEKLLSSGVIGKGHVAELEKEYKDMMEQNLEASRKKDLTVITPFMQNEWEGYEKVCEQEMLKKVDTTIAKEKLDDIAAVITQLPTDKKFIRKIQKLIDDRKRMYETDKLDWAMGELLAYGTLLTEGFDVRMSGQDVERGTFSHRHAVIKVEDSEEELVLLNTLNDQKGQFNIYNSLLSEYGVVGFDYGYALASPKTLTIWEAQFGDFSNGAQIMLDQYISAAEDKWNNQNGLVMLLPHGYEGQGAEHSSARMERYLQLCSTNNMYVADCTTPANFFHLLRRQMKTNFRKPLIVFTPKSLLRHPDAVSSVEELVNGTFQEVIDDPAVNADKVKSLVFCTGKFYYDLVAERKKLERDDVAFVRLEQLFPLPIAQLKGIIAKYKNADDYVWAQEEPKNMGAYSHMLMNFNEVKLRLASLEPSSAPAAGSSSRAKKRHAVAIAMVFDKDLFN, via the coding sequence ATGGACAGGTTTTCCTTTTTAAACGCAGCACATACTGCTTTTTTTGCAGATTTATACAGTCAATATATAGAAAACCCGGATAGTGTAGAGCCAAGCTGGAGAAGTTTTTTCCAAGGTTTCGATTTCGCTAATGCCGGTTACGGAGATGAACTTACTGGAGCAGCCACCTCAGGGCAAGGAGCGACACAACAGGCTATTTCTGATTATTCGGATCTTCCCGAAAAATTACAGAAAGAGTTTAAAGTGATTAACCTTATTGAAGGCTACAGAACGCGAGGACATCTTTTTACTAAAACAAACCCTGTGCGTGCACGCAGGAATTATACGCCAACCATAGAGTTGGAGGATTTTGAATTGTCAAACGCCGATCTTACTACAGTATTTGATGCTGGTAAAGAGATAGGGCTTCGTCAAGCTACATTGCAACAAATACTAGATCATCTTAAAAAAGTATATTGCGATCACATTGGTGTAGAGTATATGTATATCCGTAATCCTAAAGTAAGGAAATGGATACAAACGAGACTCTCTGAAGGAGAAAATCAACCAAAATTTTCTGCCGATCAGCAAAAGCATATTCTTGAGAAACTAAATGAAGCAGTTTCTTTCGAAAGCTTTTTGCATACTAAATATGTAGGGCAAAAACGTTTTTCGCTAGAAGGTGGTGAATCGCTTATTCCTGCGCTAGATGCTCTTATTGAAGCAGCAGCCGAGAAAGGTGTAGAGCAGTTTGTGATGGGTATGGCACATAGAGGTCGCCTTAGCGTGCTTGCCAATGTGTTCGGAAAATCGCCTTCGGATATATTCAGCGAATTTGATGGTAAAGATTATGATGATGATGCTATGTTTGATGGTGATGTTAAATATCACCTTGGACTTACATCTGATAAGAAAACAAGACAGGGCAAAAATATCAATATCAATTTAGCACCAAACCCGTCGCACTTAGAAACAGTAGGTGCAGTTATAGAGGGTATTGCTAGAGCAAAACAAGATAGATATTTCCCTGAAGATAATAGTAAAGTATTACCAATAGCACTACATGGAGATGCTGCTATTGCAGGACAAGGCATTGTGTACGAAATTGTACAAATGGCAAAGCTAGACGGTTATAAAACAGGTGGTACTATACACGTAGTAGTAAACAACCAAATAGGTTTTACAACCAATTATCTAGATGCTAGATCATCTACTTATTGTACTGATATTGCTAAAGTAACGCTTTCGCCAGTACTACATGTTAATGCAGATGATGCTGAGGCAGTAGTACACGCTATGCTTTTTGCGTTAGATTATAGAATGGAGTTTGGTGGTGATGTATTCATCGATTTGTTAGGTTATAGAAAATATGGTCATAACGAAGGAGATGAGCCGCGTTTTACACAACCTAACTTGTACAAGCTAATTGCTAAGCATAGAAACATAAGAGATATTTATGCAGAGAAGCTTTTATCATCGGGTGTTATAGGGAAAGGTCATGTAGCTGAGCTTGAAAAAGAGTATAAGGACATGATGGAGCAAAACCTTGAAGCTTCGCGTAAAAAAGACTTGACTGTGATTACTCCGTTTATGCAAAATGAATGGGAGGGTTATGAAAAAGTATGCGAGCAAGAGATGCTTAAAAAGGTAGATACTACTATAGCCAAAGAAAAGCTTGACGATATTGCAGCTGTTATTACGCAGTTGCCTACAGATAAAAAATTCATCAGGAAGATACAAAAGCTTATTGATGACAGAAAACGTATGTATGAAACGGACAAGTTAGACTGGGCTATGGGTGAATTACTTGCTTATGGTACGCTACTTACTGAAGGTTTTGATGTACGTATGTCTGGACAAGATGTAGAAAGAGGAACTTTTTCACACCGTCATGCTGTGATTAAAGTAGAAGACTCAGAGGAAGAACTGGTATTACTAAATACATTAAACGATCAAAAAGGTCAGTTTAATATATATAATTCTTTATTGTCAGAATATGGGGTAGTAGGTTTTGACTACGGTTATGCCTTAGCTAGCCCTAAAACACTTACCATTTGGGAAGCACAGTTTGGAGATTTCTCTAACGGAGCCCAGATAATGCTAGATCAGTATATATCTGCAGCCGAAGATAAATGGAACAATCAAAACGGTTTGGTAATGCTATTGCCACACGGTTATGAAGGGCAAGGAGCAGAGCACTCTAGCGCGCGTATGGAGCGTTACCTTCAACTATGTTCTACTAATAATATGTATGTAGCTGATTGTACTACACCAGCTAACTTCTTCCACTTGTTAAGAAGGCAAATGAAAACTAACTTCCGTAAACCACTTATTGTGTTTACACCAAAGAGTTTATTGCGCCACCCTGATGCAGTATCTAGTGTAGAAGAATTGGTAAACGGAACTTTCCAAGAGGTTATTGATGACCCTGCGGTAAATGCAGATAAAGTAAAATCACTTGTTTTTTGTACAGGTAAATTCTATTACGATTTAGTAGCAGAAAGGAAAAAACTAGAAAGAGATGATGTTGCTTTTGTGAGATTGGAACAATTGTTCCCATTACCTATAGCGCAACTTAAAGGGATTATTGCGAAATATAAAAATGCCGATGATTATGTGTGGGCACAAGAAGAGCCTAAAAACATGGGAGCTTACAGCCATATGCTTATGAATTTTAACGAGGTAAAATTAAGGTTAGCTTCGTTAGAACCATCTAGTGCTCCTGCCGCGGGTAGCTCATCGCGTGCTAAAAAACGTCATGCAGTAGCGATTGCGATGGTATTTGACAAAGATTTATTTAATTAA
- a CDS encoding VOC family protein: MNFRVARHTNNLDKIIAFYTNILDLEILGSFNNHDNYDGVFIGLKDMSWHLEFTKSDEIVNHKFNDDDILVFYPETDISYSMIIENINIYQIKKLNPKNPYWNLNGILIQDPDGFNIIISNLKAQKNL, translated from the coding sequence ATGAATTTCAGAGTCGCTAGGCACACAAACAATCTTGATAAAATAATAGCATTCTATACTAATATTTTAGATTTAGAAATTCTTGGCTCTTTTAACAACCATGATAATTATGATGGTGTTTTTATAGGACTGAAAGATATGAGCTGGCATTTAGAGTTCACAAAATCAGATGAAATTGTAAATCATAAATTTAATGATGACGATATTTTAGTTTTTTACCCTGAAACAGATATTTCATACAGTATGATAATAGAAAACATCAACATATATCAAATTAAAAAATTAAACCCCAAAAACCCCTATTGGAACTTAAATGGTATTTTAATTCAGGATCCAGACGGGTTTAACATAATAATAAGCAACCTAAAAGCACAAAAAAACCTGTAA
- a CDS encoding TatD family hydrolase: MTFTDTHTHLYSEEFQQDRDSMMQRAIDAGVTRLFIPSIDSTYTQQMYEIEAQYPDNVFLMMGLHPTYVKDNYEEELMHVEAELAKRKFAAVGEIGIDLYWDKTYIKEQQHAFKHQIQLAKKYKLPINIHCRDAFDETFEVLGSEKGEGLYGIFHCFTGDFKQAEQAISYGMKLGIGGVSTFKNGKIDRFLNEIDISHIVLETDSPYLAPVPYRGKRNESAYTVLVAEKLAGIYGMSIADIATITTENSKSIFGF; the protein is encoded by the coding sequence ATGACGTTTACCGATACACATACTCATTTATACAGTGAAGAATTTCAACAGGATAGAGATAGCATGATGCAACGTGCTATAGATGCAGGTGTAACCCGATTATTTATACCTTCTATAGACTCTACTTATACTCAGCAGATGTATGAGATTGAGGCACAATATCCTGATAATGTGTTTTTAATGATGGGGTTACACCCCACCTATGTAAAGGATAACTATGAAGAAGAGTTGATGCATGTAGAGGCAGAACTTGCTAAACGTAAATTTGCAGCCGTAGGCGAAATAGGTATTGACCTATACTGGGATAAAACCTATATTAAAGAGCAACAACATGCTTTTAAACACCAGATACAGTTAGCTAAAAAATATAAGCTACCTATTAATATTCATTGTCGAGATGCTTTTGATGAAACCTTTGAAGTGTTAGGGTCAGAAAAAGGAGAGGGGCTTTATGGTATATTTCATTGCTTTACAGGTGATTTTAAGCAAGCAGAACAAGCAATATCCTACGGAATGAAACTGGGTATTGGTGGTGTTAGTACTTTTAAAAACGGAAAAATAGACCGGTTTTTAAACGAAATAGATATTAGTCATATTGTTTTAGAAACCGATTCGCCTTACCTCGCTCCTGTGCCATATAGAGGTAAACGTAATGAAAGTGCTTATACTGTACTTGTTGCAGAGAAACTTGCTGGGATATATGGTATGAGTATAGCAGATATTGCTACTATAACTACTGAGAATTCTAAATCAATTTTTGGTTTTTAA
- a CDS encoding YqaE/Pmp3 family membrane protein: MRYVIAFFFPWLSLFLQGKIISGLLCLILQLTIIGWIPAFIWAVASLNRMYADRRNKAVIKAIKKSR, translated from the coding sequence ATGAGATATGTAATCGCTTTTTTCTTTCCTTGGCTTTCTTTATTCTTGCAAGGAAAAATAATTTCTGGTTTGCTTTGTTTAATACTTCAATTAACCATTATTGGTTGGATACCCGCTTTTATATGGGCAGTAGCATCATTAAACCGAATGTATGCTGATAGAAGAAATAAAGCTGTTATTAAAGCTATAAAAAAAAGCAGATAA
- a CDS encoding choice-of-anchor L domain-containing protein produces the protein MKKLLLFLIPLITAFTYAQPTNNNCSGATTIPVNNQLICDTNVEATFVAATLSNITNDCIGTNGYDVWFEFTATSNRHRIGYNIVSGTDAYIKLSLYEDNCDTPTLISCVNSAGIVEDLTIGTTYKVQVHATTTQSDQNIVFTICVNVPLNSITTSSTAYTPEELIEDILISSECMTISNVNYQTGASEGLSGGLGYFEKNESLFNFDNGIILSSGNIDIAPGPAIGPSSSVGSNLSGDEDLEAIMFDFPGSFNDVSWLEFDFVPTIDHISFDFIFAANEYGTYQCGFADAFAFILTNVATGEATNLAVIPGTTIPISVVNIRDSQYNTSCTSVNPQYFDSYYTTDDITAPVNFRGITVPMTAESDVIPGNTYHIKLVIADYNDTAFDSAIFIEGGSFNIGSSEYEYATISTNNSTVLCEGQSTTLSINLDSSFEFAWYLDGVEIPEEDSNSIIATQAGEYVVNVTLPNEGCNLSYSINITEGSDTITDIEISNVLMFEAESDGLFNFDLAEKSALILQDLNFQDVFITFHNTLEDASAGTNALPDYYQNSENPETIYVRIENELSGCFNTGSFQLIILDENYTTPAPQGEEAQSFDEGETLGDLIIEGENIQWYAEDATSGRSAMNTQDEETPLPLDTPLVNGVTYYATQTIYGIESIERLSVTVSSTLSTSKHDFEGFSYHPNPVSNILYIKNNNKIDTVTIHNLLGQSIFSEKVNSLETQINTEAFKQGIYFIKIIAGNSEKTIKIIKE, from the coding sequence ATGAAGAAATTGCTCCTTTTTTTAATCCCGCTCATTACAGCATTTACTTATGCACAACCTACTAATAATAACTGTAGTGGAGCAACTACAATACCTGTTAATAATCAGCTTATTTGTGACACTAATGTAGAAGCTACTTTTGTAGCGGCAACACTATCTAACATTACAAACGATTGTATTGGCACCAATGGTTATGATGTATGGTTTGAATTTACTGCTACAAGTAACAGACATAGAATTGGTTACAATATAGTTTCTGGCACCGACGCATACATAAAGTTATCATTATATGAAGATAATTGTGATACGCCCACGCTAATTAGTTGTGTCAATTCGGCAGGAATTGTAGAGGACTTAACAATTGGTACAACCTATAAGGTACAGGTACATGCTACCACCACACAGTCGGATCAAAATATTGTATTTACAATTTGTGTGAATGTACCGCTTAATAGCATTACGACAAGTAGTACTGCCTATACGCCCGAAGAGTTAATTGAGGATATATTGATAAGTTCTGAATGTATGACCATTTCTAACGTTAATTACCAAACTGGGGCAAGCGAAGGACTTTCAGGAGGCTTAGGTTACTTTGAAAAAAACGAATCCTTATTTAATTTTGACAATGGTATTATCCTATCTAGCGGAAATATAGACATTGCTCCCGGTCCTGCTATAGGGCCATCAAGTTCTGTTGGATCTAACTTAAGTGGTGATGAAGACCTTGAGGCTATTATGTTCGATTTTCCCGGAAGTTTTAATGACGTTAGTTGGCTTGAATTTGACTTTGTGCCTACAATAGATCACATTAGTTTTGATTTCATTTTTGCTGCTAATGAATATGGTACCTACCAGTGTGGTTTTGCTGATGCTTTTGCATTTATCCTTACTAATGTAGCTACGGGAGAAGCTACTAACCTTGCCGTTATACCAGGCACTACCATACCTATATCTGTAGTAAACATAAGAGATTCACAATACAACACTAGCTGCACCTCTGTAAACCCACAATATTTCGACTCTTACTACACTACTGATGATATTACTGCCCCTGTTAACTTTAGAGGAATTACTGTACCTATGACAGCTGAAAGCGATGTTATACCTGGTAATACCTATCATATAAAACTCGTTATTGCCGATTATAACGATACAGCTTTCGATTCTGCTATATTTATTGAGGGAGGAAGCTTTAATATTGGATCATCAGAATATGAATATGCTACTATAAGCACTAATAATAGCACTGTATTATGCGAAGGTCAATCGACAACGCTTAGTATTAACCTAGATAGCTCTTTCGAGTTCGCATGGTATCTTGATGGTGTTGAGATTCCTGAAGAAGATAGTAATAGTATAATAGCTACCCAAGCTGGCGAGTATGTTGTAAATGTAACTTTACCTAACGAAGGCTGTAACCTTAGCTACAGTATAAATATTACAGAAGGAAGTGATACCATTACTGACATTGAGATAAGCAATGTATTAATGTTTGAGGCAGAAAGTGACGGATTATTCAATTTTGATCTTGCTGAAAAATCAGCTCTAATACTGCAAGATCTAAACTTCCAAGATGTATTCATTACATTCCATAATACCCTTGAAGATGCCAGTGCAGGTACTAATGCTCTACCTGATTATTATCAAAATTCAGAAAATCCAGAAACAATATATGTAAGAATTGAAAATGAATTATCAGGCTGTTTTAATACAGGTAGCTTCCAACTTATCATTTTAGATGAAAATTACACTACCCCTGCCCCACAAGGAGAGGAAGCACAATCATTTGACGAAGGAGAAACACTGGGTGATTTAATAATAGAAGGAGAAAACATACAATGGTATGCCGAAGATGCTACAAGTGGGCGATCAGCAATGAATACACAAGATGAGGAAACCCCATTACCGCTTGACACTCCCTTAGTAAATGGTGTAACATATTATGCGACTCAAACTATTTATGGTATAGAAAGTATTGAGAGACTTTCTGTTACAGTATCATCTACATTAAGTACTTCAAAACACGATTTTGAAGGCTTTAGCTACCACCCTAACCCTGTTAGTAATATACTATACATTAAAAACAATAACAAAATAGACACCGTAACTATACACAACCTGTTAGGACAATCTATTTTTAGCGAAAAAGTAAACAGCCTCGAAACACAAATTAATACAGAAGCATTTAAACAAGGTATTTACTTTATTAAAATAATAGCTGGCAATAGCGAAAAGACAATCAAAATAATAAAAGAGTAA
- a CDS encoding 1-acyl-sn-glycerol-3-phosphate acyltransferase: MSKFEHIRPFYDSEVNEAICGVIHHPMMKALMSFAFPDVDQKVWERQLQKTHSKRDFQVNFIYPAVQKVLQKSSEGLTTSGFEKLDKHTPYLFISNHRDIILDTSLLNVSLYDHGQIMTASAIGDNLVQKPFLHTLSRLNRNFLVQRALPPRELLQSSRLMSEYVCQLLLRENRSVWIAQREGRTKDGNDATHQGVLKMLAMGAEGDSLMEYFKSIKIVPVSISYEYDPTDALKMPMLMAQANDEVYVKEKNEDFNTLLSGIMGQKKRIHIHVCDVLDNELDKISAEFDNQNRQIQAVAQVLDDAILSTYKLWSTNYIAYDLLNKTDCFSAKYTEKEKQLFERRLEMRIDVDNKTLYDGFLAMYANPVVNKMKYKNEV; encoded by the coding sequence ATGTCAAAATTTGAACATATCCGGCCTTTTTATGACAGTGAAGTAAATGAGGCTATATGTGGTGTTATACATCATCCTATGATGAAAGCGCTTATGAGTTTTGCATTTCCTGATGTTGACCAAAAGGTGTGGGAAAGGCAGTTGCAAAAAACACACTCTAAGCGCGATTTTCAAGTTAACTTTATATATCCTGCGGTGCAAAAAGTACTGCAAAAAAGTTCAGAAGGGCTTACTACATCTGGTTTTGAAAAGCTTGATAAGCATACACCTTACCTTTTTATTTCTAATCATAGAGATATTATACTCGATACTTCATTATTAAATGTTTCGTTGTACGATCATGGACAAATAATGACGGCATCTGCTATAGGCGATAATTTAGTTCAGAAACCTTTTTTACATACTCTTTCAAGACTTAATCGTAATTTTTTAGTACAAAGAGCACTACCGCCAAGGGAGTTGCTACAGAGTTCGCGCTTAATGTCAGAATATGTATGTCAGTTATTACTCCGCGAAAATCGTTCAGTATGGATAGCACAGCGTGAAGGACGTACTAAAGATGGTAATGATGCAACCCATCAAGGAGTATTGAAAATGCTTGCCATGGGTGCAGAGGGAGATAGTTTGATGGAGTATTTTAAGTCGATTAAAATTGTACCTGTTTCTATATCTTACGAGTACGACCCCACAGATGCTTTAAAAATGCCTATGCTAATGGCGCAGGCTAACGATGAAGTATATGTTAAGGAGAAAAATGAAGATTTTAATACACTACTTAGCGGTATAATGGGGCAGAAGAAACGGATTCATATTCATGTTTGTGATGTGCTAGATAATGAGTTAGATAAAATTAGTGCTGAATTTGATAATCAAAACAGACAAATACAAGCTGTTGCACAAGTGTTAGATGATGCAATATTGAGTACTTATAAGCTTTGGTCTACCAATTATATTGCATATGATTTATTGAATAAAACAGATTGTTTTAGTGCAAAATATACCGAAAAAGAGAAGCAGCTTTTTGAGCGAAGACTGGAAATGCGTATAGATGTAGATAATAAAACGTTATACGACGGTTTTTTAGCAATGTATGCTAATCCTGTAGTGAACAAAATGAAATACAAGAATGAAGTCTAA
- a CDS encoding retropepsin-like aspartic protease: MENLYSTLKEKGYKRIKFKISKTQHLLITAKINGIAGNFILDTGASNSCVGFESIEHFELLTNDSDTKAAGAGGTGMLTQTSLKNTLKMGWWKNKDFDLVIFDMSHVNEALRQYKAKPVHGIIGADVLLQGKAIIDYYNNCFYLK; this comes from the coding sequence ATGGAAAACTTATATAGTACACTAAAAGAAAAAGGCTATAAACGCATAAAATTTAAAATATCTAAAACACAGCATTTGCTTATAACAGCCAAAATAAATGGTATAGCAGGTAATTTTATACTAGACACAGGAGCATCTAACAGTTGTGTGGGGTTTGAAAGCATAGAACACTTTGAGCTTTTAACTAATGACTCAGATACTAAAGCTGCTGGTGCAGGCGGTACAGGTATGCTAACGCAAACCTCTTTAAAGAATACTTTAAAAATGGGCTGGTGGAAAAACAAAGATTTTGACTTAGTTATTTTTGACATGTCGCACGTAAATGAGGCATTACGCCAATATAAAGCAAAACCTGTACACGGCATTATAGGTGCAGATGTATTACTACAAGGCAAAGCTATCATAGACTATTATAATAACTGCTTTTATTTGAAATAG
- a CDS encoding asparaginase, with amino-acid sequence MKSKPNILLLYTGGTIGMVKDFDSGALKVFNFDKLLQNIPELKQLDCVIETMSFETPIDSSNITPLQWAKIATVIEQNYNNFDGFVILHGSDTMSYSASALSFMLQNLNKPIVFTGSQLPIGDLRTDAKENLITAIQVASLRDNDEAVIQEVCLYFEYKLYRGNRTVKISAEHFNAFISPNYPELAESGVHLRVNKNVLLQKQEDKELLVIKDFDTNVVIIKVFPGINVQVLKAILGAPRLKGVILETYGAGNAPTDAYFVSTLQKAIEQGIHIVNVTQCSGGSVNMGHYETSTLLKEIGVISGKDITTEAAITKLMYLLGQDVPAQEFKELFETSLCGELS; translated from the coding sequence ATGAAGTCTAAACCCAATATTTTATTATTATATACCGGTGGTACTATTGGTATGGTTAAAGACTTTGATTCGGGGGCATTAAAAGTGTTCAATTTTGACAAATTGCTACAAAATATCCCTGAACTAAAACAGCTTGATTGCGTTATAGAAACGATGTCGTTTGAAACACCTATCGACTCATCCAATATAACCCCACTTCAATGGGCTAAAATAGCCACAGTAATAGAGCAGAATTATAATAATTTTGATGGTTTTGTAATTTTACACGGCTCAGATACTATGTCATACTCGGCATCAGCATTGAGCTTTATGCTACAAAATCTTAATAAACCTATTGTTTTTACAGGGTCTCAGTTGCCAATAGGAGATTTGCGTACCGATGCTAAAGAGAATCTTATTACAGCAATACAAGTGGCTTCGCTTAGAGATAATGATGAGGCTGTTATACAAGAGGTGTGTCTTTATTTTGAATATAAGTTGTATAGAGGTAATCGCACCGTAAAAATAAGTGCCGAACATTTTAATGCTTTTATATCCCCTAATTATCCTGAACTAGCAGAGTCAGGGGTACATCTTCGTGTAAATAAGAATGTGCTATTGCAAAAGCAAGAAGATAAAGAATTATTAGTAATAAAAGATTTTGATACTAATGTTGTTATTATTAAGGTTTTCCCGGGTATTAATGTGCAGGTATTAAAAGCTATACTTGGTGCGCCAAGGCTTAAAGGAGTAATACTTGAGACTTATGGGGCGGGTAATGCACCTACCGATGCTTATTTTGTATCGACATTACAAAAAGCGATAGAACAAGGAATACATATAGTGAATGTAACTCAATGCTCAGGAGGTAGTGTTAATATGGGGCATTATGAAACAAGTACTTTATTAAAAGAGATAGGAGTGATATCGGGTAAAGATATCACTACCGAAGCGGCTATAACTAAGCTAATGTATCTGTTGGGGCAAGACGTACCAGCTCAAGAATTTAAAGAGCTTTTCGAAACTTCGCTATGTGGCGAATTGTCTTAA